A window from Halomicrobium urmianum encodes these proteins:
- a CDS encoding DNA methyltransferase, whose product MRTAITLDYERPGALPAPFTDDDVRTPPALVERFLGEYSDPGDVVLDPFAGFGTTLRVATEMDRRAYGVEFEERRVEYVREQGGHGTVIHGDARDLAALDLPAVDCAYTSPPFMVEGMPADPLQNYDGDTGYASYLDDVRDVFAQVGELLRSAGTVLVEVSNMKYDGQVTTLAWDLADAIRGELRFEGEVVVSWEPGDGMNEYAEAQEGVFGYGYDHSYVLVFSAED is encoded by the coding sequence ATGCGGACTGCCATCACGCTCGACTACGAGCGGCCGGGTGCGCTGCCGGCGCCCTTCACCGACGACGACGTGCGCACGCCGCCCGCCCTCGTCGAGCGGTTCCTCGGCGAGTACAGCGACCCCGGCGACGTCGTCCTCGACCCCTTCGCCGGGTTCGGCACGACGCTCCGCGTGGCGACGGAGATGGACCGCCGCGCCTACGGCGTTGAGTTCGAGGAGCGGCGCGTCGAGTACGTCCGCGAGCAGGGCGGCCACGGCACCGTGATTCACGGCGACGCCCGCGACCTGGCGGCCCTGGACCTGCCCGCCGTCGACTGCGCGTACACCTCCCCGCCGTTCATGGTCGAGGGGATGCCCGCCGATCCCCTGCAGAACTACGACGGCGACACCGGCTACGCCAGTTACCTCGACGACGTCCGGGACGTCTTCGCGCAGGTCGGGGAGTTGCTCCGGTCGGCCGGGACCGTTCTGGTGGAGGTGTCCAATATGAAGTACGACGGTCAAGTGACGACGCTCGCCTGGGACCTCGCCGACGCGATCCGCGGGGAGCTCCGGTTCGAGGGCGAGGTCGTCGTCTCGTGGGAGCCCGGCGACGGGATGAACGAGTACGCCGAGGCGCAGGAGGGCGTGTTCGGCTACGGGTACGACCACAGCTACGTGCTGGTGTTCAGCGCCGAGGACTGA
- a CDS encoding MEDS domain-containing protein, which translates to MNQAAGQRDHREALGLESGLEALQMGSEFRGPVEPVDGHDCNDHFAHIYETPEEKFEAAVPFVRHGLEAGERVAYVVDQSSESDVKAAMREAGIDVDDALASGALTFYSVQETYLRGGEFDADEMIQFYADATEEATREFEALRLVAEMSWIETADATVEQLMAYESKINELFDHEDVLAICQYDRELFEPEVVRNVVRTHPHLIYDGAACHNVYYTPPEEFFGGDAPARENDRMLRTLRDRTETKAEMADHRRFLRELYEITASQDRTFDEKLDATFELGCEQFDVGFGFLNRVDPAADRLEIEYASGDHPHYEVGDELPLSETYCEAAVDIEAAVDVVSPVDEGYDDCFVYEEFGVDGYIGTYVPVAGGADRTLAFVPDESCEQEFCEQDRAYIELMGQWIGYELNRRRREQFIRDCYEITSDPALDFEEKLHRLLDLARDQMGLDAAGLTHLPDWDGAFRNEYAIGYGDGDGVVDASDGVWTDPGEGCYCRQAVVSDGPVGMADVRGTDWEDDEIHREHGLSCYLGTKVTSGSTPYGTLWVGSAEPRERPFSETERTFLELIGQWVSYELERREYGDAQRELYEITADPDLGTGEKIDRLLEAGCERLDLSVGMLTSERERAFEIQHMHGSHPDLDEGTRTPPLTDNYCRRVVETGESVSVGDAGAAGWDGDALYDEFDLQCYAGTQVTVGGDVHGTVCFADTEPRGGFTDAEQAFLDLLGQCVSYEIERREHEIDLEETIERLEQSNDRLKQFAYAASHDLQEPLRMVSSYLQLLESEYGDDLDGTAREYVDFAVDGADRMRAMVEDLLAYSRVEQAGGEFEPVDCEAVLDRVTDDLQVRIEENDADVVVDSLPRVRGDAEQLEQLFSNLVANAVKYNESDRPRVEVTAERRGDYWELAVSDNGIGIDPEKADRIFEVFKRLHHDDEYTGTGIGLSLCQEIAENHCGGISVDSELGEGSTFSVRLPAESDRDE; encoded by the coding sequence ATGAATCAAGCCGCTGGACAGCGCGACCACCGCGAAGCGCTGGGCCTCGAAAGCGGGCTCGAGGCGCTCCAGATGGGGTCCGAGTTCCGGGGTCCGGTCGAACCGGTCGACGGACACGACTGTAACGACCACTTTGCGCACATCTACGAGACGCCCGAGGAGAAGTTCGAGGCCGCCGTCCCGTTCGTCCGCCACGGCCTCGAGGCCGGGGAACGCGTCGCGTACGTCGTCGACCAGAGCAGCGAGAGCGACGTGAAAGCCGCGATGCGCGAGGCCGGCATCGACGTCGACGACGCGCTCGCCTCCGGAGCGCTGACGTTCTACAGCGTGCAGGAGACCTACCTCCGGGGCGGCGAGTTCGACGCCGACGAGATGATCCAGTTCTACGCCGACGCCACTGAGGAGGCGACCCGGGAGTTCGAGGCGCTGCGCCTCGTCGCCGAGATGTCCTGGATCGAGACCGCCGACGCGACGGTCGAGCAACTCATGGCCTACGAGTCGAAGATCAACGAGCTGTTCGACCACGAGGACGTGCTGGCGATCTGCCAGTACGACCGCGAGCTGTTCGAGCCGGAAGTCGTCCGGAACGTCGTCCGGACCCACCCGCACCTCATCTACGACGGCGCGGCCTGCCACAACGTCTACTACACGCCGCCGGAGGAGTTCTTCGGCGGGGACGCGCCCGCCCGCGAGAACGATCGGATGCTCCGGACGCTTCGCGACCGGACCGAGACGAAAGCGGAGATGGCCGACCACAGGCGATTCCTCCGAGAGCTGTACGAGATCACGGCCAGCCAGGACCGCACCTTCGATGAGAAGCTCGACGCCACGTTCGAGCTCGGGTGCGAGCAGTTCGACGTCGGATTCGGCTTCCTGAACCGCGTCGACCCCGCCGCCGACCGCCTGGAGATCGAGTACGCAAGCGGCGACCATCCCCACTACGAGGTCGGCGACGAGCTCCCGCTGTCTGAGACGTACTGCGAGGCGGCCGTCGACATCGAGGCGGCCGTCGACGTCGTGAGCCCCGTCGACGAGGGTTACGACGACTGCTTCGTCTACGAGGAGTTCGGCGTCGACGGGTACATCGGGACGTACGTCCCGGTCGCGGGCGGCGCCGACCGGACGCTCGCGTTCGTCCCCGATGAGTCCTGCGAGCAGGAGTTCTGCGAGCAGGATCGGGCGTACATCGAGCTGATGGGGCAGTGGATCGGCTACGAGCTCAACCGCCGCCGGCGCGAGCAGTTCATCCGCGACTGCTACGAGATCACGTCGGACCCCGCGCTCGACTTCGAGGAGAAGCTCCACCGACTGCTCGACCTCGCCCGCGATCAGATGGGCCTCGACGCGGCCGGACTGACCCACTTGCCGGACTGGGACGGCGCGTTCCGCAACGAGTACGCCATCGGGTACGGCGACGGCGACGGGGTGGTCGACGCGTCGGACGGCGTGTGGACCGACCCCGGCGAAGGGTGTTACTGCCGGCAGGCAGTCGTCTCGGACGGGCCGGTCGGGATGGCCGACGTCCGCGGCACGGACTGGGAGGACGACGAGATCCACCGGGAGCACGGCCTAAGCTGTTACCTCGGCACGAAGGTGACCAGCGGATCGACGCCGTACGGCACCCTGTGGGTCGGGAGCGCGGAGCCCCGCGAACGGCCGTTCTCCGAGACCGAGCGGACGTTCCTCGAGCTGATCGGCCAGTGGGTCAGTTACGAGCTCGAACGCCGGGAGTACGGCGATGCCCAGCGGGAACTGTACGAGATCACGGCCGACCCCGACCTCGGGACGGGAGAGAAGATCGATCGGCTGCTGGAGGCGGGCTGTGAACGGCTGGACCTCTCCGTCGGGATGCTGACCAGCGAGCGCGAGCGGGCGTTCGAGATCCAGCACATGCACGGGAGCCACCCCGACCTCGACGAGGGGACGCGCACCCCGCCGCTGACGGACAACTACTGCCGGCGCGTCGTCGAGACGGGCGAGTCGGTCAGCGTCGGCGACGCCGGGGCGGCCGGCTGGGACGGGGACGCCCTCTACGACGAGTTCGACCTGCAGTGCTACGCCGGGACGCAGGTGACCGTCGGCGGCGACGTCCACGGCACCGTCTGCTTCGCCGACACGGAGCCGCGTGGCGGCTTCACCGACGCCGAGCAGGCGTTTCTCGACCTCCTGGGTCAGTGCGTGAGCTACGAGATCGAACGGCGGGAACACGAGATCGACCTCGAGGAGACGATCGAACGGCTGGAACAGTCCAACGACCGGCTCAAGCAGTTCGCCTACGCCGCCTCCCACGACCTGCAGGAGCCGCTGCGGATGGTCTCCAGCTACCTCCAGCTGCTGGAGTCCGAGTACGGCGACGACCTCGACGGGACGGCCCGCGAGTACGTCGACTTCGCGGTCGACGGCGCCGACCGCATGCGCGCGATGGTCGAGGACCTGCTGGCGTACTCGCGCGTCGAGCAGGCCGGCGGCGAGTTCGAGCCCGTCGACTGCGAGGCCGTCCTCGACCGGGTCACCGACGACCTGCAGGTCCGCATCGAGGAGAACGACGCCGACGTCGTCGTCGACTCCCTTCCCAGGGTGCGCGGCGACGCGGAGCAACTGGAGCAACTGTTCAGCAACCTCGTGGCGAACGCCGTCAAGTACAACGAGAGCGATCGGCCCCGCGTCGAAGTCACGGCCGAACGGCGCGGCGACTACTGGGAGCTGGCCGTCTCGGACAACGGCATCGGCATCGACCCCGAGAAGGCCGACCGCATCTTCGAGGTGTTCAAGCGGTTACACCACGACGACGAGTACACGGGGACCGGCATCGGTCTCTCGCTGTGCCAGGAGATCGCCGAGAACCACTGCGGCGGCATCTCGGTCGACTCAGAGCTAGGTGAGGGCTCGACGTTCTCGGTCAGGCTGCCCGCAGAGAGCGATCGAGACGAGTGA
- a CDS encoding NAD-dependent epimerase/dehydratase family protein, with product MDVLVTGAHGTVGTAITDHLSDDDRYEFTLLDVEAGDGPGESVVADVRDYDAIRPHFEGQDAVIHLAIVPGTGGLDDRSLGWSEPLADNLEALHNVTEAAVDAGLDSIVFASSNHAVGMVEARNAPGIYFDDEPYAGHDEPHRPDSQYGLTKTYGEDLGRLAAESHGIRFYALRIGAVRDPEYDHPYGDAERGVDRGDWERGSDAYEEQVARMKGHWQSRRDLAHMVDCCLRDDSVEWGHFYGLSANDGRWLDDLEHARETIGYEPQDSGDEWDAPPE from the coding sequence ATGGACGTCCTCGTCACCGGAGCGCACGGCACCGTCGGAACCGCCATCACGGACCATCTGAGCGACGACGACCGCTACGAGTTCACCCTGCTCGACGTCGAGGCGGGCGACGGCCCCGGCGAGTCCGTCGTCGCAGACGTCCGGGACTACGACGCGATCCGGCCGCACTTCGAGGGGCAGGACGCGGTGATCCACCTCGCCATCGTCCCGGGCACCGGCGGCTTGGACGACCGCTCGCTGGGCTGGTCCGAACCCCTCGCGGACAACCTCGAAGCGCTCCACAACGTCACCGAGGCCGCCGTCGACGCGGGACTGGACTCGATCGTCTTCGCCTCGTCGAACCACGCCGTCGGCATGGTCGAGGCCCGCAACGCGCCCGGGATCTACTTCGACGACGAACCCTACGCCGGCCACGACGAGCCGCACCGACCGGACTCCCAGTACGGCCTGACCAAGACCTACGGCGAGGACCTCGGCCGCCTCGCCGCGGAATCCCACGGAATCCGGTTCTACGCGCTGCGCATCGGCGCGGTCCGGGATCCGGAGTACGACCACCCCTACGGCGACGCCGAGCGCGGCGTCGACCGCGGCGACTGGGAGCGCGGGAGCGACGCCTACGAGGAGCAGGTCGCCCGCATGAAGGGCCACTGGCAGTCCCGGCGCGACCTGGCGCACATGGTGGACTGCTGTCTACGGGACGACTCGGTGGAGTGGGGCCACTTCTACGGCCTCAGCGCCAACGACGGCCGGTGGCTTGACGACCTCGAACACGCACGCGAGACCATCGGCTACGAACCGCAGGACAGCGGCGACGAGTGGGACGCGCCGCCGGAGTGA
- a CDS encoding nickel-binding protein, whose product MSDRDLIDFSVWREMDEDITDEQEKQAALEASQEAIAELAEEEDVDVEWVRTDVLEDPDGDVDCAYCHYRAPSQDAIEEHSERAGLPVTKLTRLDDQLDREAVE is encoded by the coding sequence ATGTCAGATCGAGACCTGATCGACTTCAGCGTCTGGCGGGAGATGGACGAGGACATCACCGACGAGCAGGAGAAGCAGGCGGCGCTCGAGGCCTCGCAGGAGGCCATCGCGGAACTGGCGGAGGAGGAGGACGTCGACGTGGAGTGGGTGCGCACCGACGTGCTCGAGGATCCCGACGGTGACGTCGACTGCGCGTACTGTCACTACCGGGCCCCGAGCCAGGACGCCATCGAGGAGCACTCGGAGCGCGCTGGGCTCCCGGTGACGAAGCTCACCCGACTGGACGACCAGCTCGACCGGGAGGCCGTCGAGTGA
- a CDS encoding ERCC4 domain-containing protein — MSVAVTADDREPGGLVAVLRDHSDVESVEVRRLDSGDVVSGSVAVERKTPDDYLRSALGRRGSDLEAQVRAMNEAYEHAYVLIEGDLADVEARWPDVPGAAVRGSLASITARLGAPVVPCGDRARLVDVAVRLVRKHTESPSTRSLPPGAVPGRDEPTAKRMYGCIDGVGPETAARLYEAFPTVESLLSASRDDLEAVDGVGPGRAAAIDDALRRDG; from the coding sequence ATGTCGGTCGCAGTGACCGCCGACGACCGAGAGCCGGGGGGACTCGTCGCGGTGCTTCGGGACCACTCCGACGTGGAGTCCGTCGAGGTCCGTCGGCTGGATTCGGGCGACGTCGTCTCCGGGTCAGTCGCCGTCGAGCGCAAGACGCCCGACGACTATCTCCGGTCGGCGCTGGGCCGCCGCGGATCGGACCTGGAGGCGCAGGTCCGGGCGATGAACGAGGCCTACGAGCACGCGTACGTCCTGATCGAGGGGGACCTCGCCGACGTCGAGGCGCGCTGGCCGGACGTCCCCGGCGCCGCCGTGCGGGGCTCGCTCGCGTCCATCACTGCTCGCCTGGGCGCGCCCGTCGTCCCCTGCGGCGACCGTGCCCGCCTCGTCGACGTGGCGGTCCGCCTGGTCCGCAAGCACACCGAGTCGCCCTCCACGCGGTCGCTCCCGCCCGGCGCGGTGCCCGGCCGGGACGAGCCCACGGCCAAGCGGATGTACGGCTGCATCGACGGGGTCGGACCGGAGACGGCGGCGCGGCTCTACGAGGCGTTCCCGACCGTCGAGTCCCTCCTCTCGGCCTCCCGCGACGACCTGGAGGCCGTCGACGGCGTCGGTCCTGGGCGGGCCGCGGCCATCGACGACGCCCTCCGGAGGGACGGCTGA
- a CDS encoding metallophosphoesterase family protein — translation MRLGLISDVHGNRVALEAVLTDVPPVDGLLCAGDVVGYNPWHAECVEAIRHPGEGLVAEHVAVDSIPTVEGNHDRAVATGHAPHFNHMATAGVEQAREQLDGDQLAWLDDLPTELTAAGGRVKVVHGHPDDPDHYTRPHEFGPDLLDDEDVLVMGHTHVQHHEVYDEGIVVNPGSVGQPRDGDPEAAYAVLDLNEMTVEERRVDYDVDAVIAAVEEAGLPRQIGFRLLEGR, via the coding sequence ATGCGACTGGGCCTCATCTCCGACGTCCACGGGAACAGGGTCGCGCTGGAGGCCGTCCTGACGGACGTGCCGCCGGTCGACGGGCTGCTCTGTGCGGGCGACGTGGTCGGGTACAACCCATGGCACGCCGAGTGCGTCGAGGCGATCCGACACCCGGGCGAGGGCCTCGTGGCGGAGCACGTCGCTGTCGACTCGATCCCGACCGTCGAGGGGAACCACGACCGCGCGGTGGCGACGGGCCACGCGCCCCACTTCAACCATATGGCGACGGCCGGCGTCGAGCAGGCGCGCGAGCAGCTCGACGGGGACCAGCTCGCGTGGCTCGACGACCTCCCGACCGAACTGACCGCTGCTGGCGGACGCGTGAAGGTCGTCCACGGCCACCCCGACGATCCGGACCACTACACCCGGCCCCACGAGTTCGGCCCCGACCTCCTGGACGACGAGGACGTCCTCGTGATGGGCCACACCCACGTCCAGCACCACGAGGTCTACGACGAGGGGATCGTCGTCAACCCCGGTAGCGTCGGTCAGCCCCGCGACGGCGATCCGGAGGCCGCCTACGCCGTCCTCGATCTGAACGAGATGACCGTCGAGGAGCGCCGCGTCGACTACGACGTCGACGCCGTCATCGCGGCCGTCGAGGAGGCCGGGCTGCCGCGCCAGATCGGGTTCCGGCTGCTCGAGGGGCGGTAG
- a CDS encoding aspartate kinase, which translates to MRVVAKFGGTSLGNGDRINRAADNIAEAVEHGHEVTVVASAMGNTTDELLDEIEYEADDADRAEIVSMGERTSVRMLKGALAARGIDAMFLEPGSEEWPIITDEYGEVDVDETSRRAKALAGQLTDVVPVITGFLAEDHQGNVTTLGRGGSDTTAVMLGKYMDADDVVIVTDVEGVMTGDPRVVEGARNVGEITVDELRSLSFRGAEVVAPSALSYKDADLGVRVVHYQHGDLLAGGTSIQGEFENLIDLQENALACVTVAGRAIRNSPGILAELSGALADEGINISGNSSGMDSLTFYVDAEDAEAAEAILHDRIVEDDTLSSVTVEEDIAVVRATGSEMPNQPSMVKRVVDPLEDAHIHLYDVITSATSVSVFVPWEDREQALELVQDVF; encoded by the coding sequence ATGCGCGTAGTCGCGAAGTTCGGTGGGACCAGCCTGGGCAACGGCGACCGGATCAACCGGGCGGCGGACAACATCGCCGAAGCCGTCGAGCACGGCCACGAGGTGACCGTCGTCGCGAGCGCGATGGGCAACACGACGGACGAGCTGCTCGACGAGATCGAGTACGAGGCCGACGACGCCGACCGCGCCGAGATCGTCAGCATGGGCGAGCGGACCTCCGTCCGCATGCTCAAGGGCGCGCTGGCGGCCCGCGGGATCGACGCGATGTTCCTCGAGCCCGGCAGCGAAGAGTGGCCGATCATCACCGACGAGTACGGCGAGGTCGACGTCGACGAGACCAGCCGCCGGGCGAAGGCGCTGGCCGGCCAGCTCACCGACGTCGTGCCGGTCATCACCGGCTTCCTCGCGGAGGACCACCAGGGCAACGTGACGACGCTGGGCCGGGGCGGCTCCGACACCACCGCCGTCATGCTCGGCAAGTACATGGACGCCGACGACGTCGTCATCGTGACCGACGTCGAGGGCGTCATGACGGGCGACCCGCGCGTCGTCGAGGGTGCCCGGAACGTCGGCGAGATCACCGTCGACGAACTGCGCTCGCTGTCCTTCCGCGGCGCAGAGGTCGTCGCGCCCTCGGCGCTGTCGTACAAGGACGCCGACCTCGGGGTCCGGGTCGTCCACTACCAGCACGGCGACCTCCTGGCCGGCGGCACCTCCATTCAGGGCGAGTTCGAGAACCTCATCGACCTCCAGGAGAACGCGCTGGCCTGCGTCACGGTCGCCGGTCGCGCGATCCGCAACAGTCCCGGCATCCTCGCGGAACTGTCGGGCGCGCTGGCCGACGAGGGGATCAACATCAGCGGCAACTCCTCCGGCATGGACTCGCTGACCTTCTACGTCGACGCGGAGGACGCCGAGGCGGCCGAGGCCATCCTCCACGACCGGATCGTCGAGGACGACACCCTCTCGTCGGTCACCGTCGAGGAGGACATCGCCGTCGTCCGGGCGACCGGCAGCGAGATGCCCAACCAGCCCAGCATGGTCAAGCGCGTCGTCGACCCGCTGGAGGACGCTCACATCCACCTCTACGACGTCATCACCTCCGCGACCTCCGTCTCCGTGTTCGTCCCCTGGGAGGACCGCGAACAGGCGCTGGAACTGGTCCAGGACGTCTTCTGA
- a CDS encoding SHOCT domain-containing protein has product MGVLRSKWFWASALGLLVSGGLLLVAVGSLALVVLTGLAGGASPVALLVEAAVPALAAAVILVPLLALSVVGLLWSLARNASLPRSDLVANAAERLEREYPPLRTVGLSDLLAPPEPSPAEREERALDDLKRRYVNGDLTEAEFERKVDRLVENETVDEARAARERREVLDEGAGRY; this is encoded by the coding sequence ATGGGTGTCCTCCGGAGCAAGTGGTTCTGGGCGTCTGCGCTGGGCCTGCTGGTCTCGGGCGGACTGCTACTCGTCGCCGTCGGCTCCCTCGCGCTGGTCGTGCTCACCGGCCTGGCGGGCGGGGCGTCGCCCGTCGCGCTGCTGGTCGAGGCCGCCGTCCCCGCGCTCGCGGCCGCCGTGATCCTGGTCCCGCTGCTGGCGCTGTCGGTCGTCGGCCTGCTGTGGTCGCTGGCCAGGAACGCGTCGCTGCCCCGCAGCGACCTCGTGGCGAACGCCGCCGAGCGCCTGGAGCGGGAGTACCCGCCGCTGCGGACCGTCGGGCTGTCGGACCTGCTCGCCCCGCCGGAACCGTCGCCGGCGGAGCGCGAGGAGCGGGCCCTCGACGACCTGAAGCGCCGGTACGTGAACGGCGACCTCACCGAGGCGGAGTTCGAGCGGAAGGTCGACCGCCTCGTCGAGAACGAGACGGTCGACGAGGCCCGCGCCGCCCGCGAGCGACGGGAGGTACTCGACGAGGGGGCCGGGCGGTACTGA
- a CDS encoding IMP cyclohydrolase → MYVGRFVVVGPEVGAYRVSSRSFPNRKAVDRDGTVTIAQTEDAPATDNPYVEYNAVQVTDRGVVVGNGSHVDPIAEKLALGLPARDALAEPLLAMDFEKDDYDTPRVAGVVGVPGDDPTTNAHGRGGVIGTVRRDALLVEEVTEPTLVATYEEDSPTPFDLAATDAGAAAEEAYEHEFEHAVCSAGVAVDDDGATTAIYNG, encoded by the coding sequence ATGTACGTCGGACGATTCGTCGTCGTCGGTCCTGAGGTGGGCGCCTACCGCGTCTCCTCGCGCTCGTTCCCCAACCGGAAAGCCGTCGACCGCGACGGGACGGTCACCATCGCACAGACCGAGGACGCACCGGCGACGGACAACCCCTACGTCGAGTACAACGCCGTGCAGGTCACCGACCGCGGCGTCGTGGTGGGCAACGGCTCCCACGTCGACCCCATCGCCGAGAAGCTGGCGCTGGGCCTGCCCGCGCGCGACGCCCTGGCCGAGCCGCTGCTGGCGATGGACTTCGAGAAGGACGACTACGACACGCCCCGCGTCGCGGGCGTCGTCGGCGTCCCGGGCGACGACCCCACCACGAACGCCCACGGCCGCGGGGGCGTCATCGGCACGGTCCGCCGGGACGCGCTGCTGGTCGAGGAGGTCACCGAGCCGACGCTGGTCGCCACCTACGAGGAGGACAGCCCGACGCCGTTCGACCTCGCCGCGACGGACGCCGGGGCGGCAGCGGAGGAGGCCTACGAACACGAGTTCGAGCACGCGGTCTGCTCGGCCGGCGTGGCCGTCGACGACGACGGCGCGACGACGGCCATCTACAACGGGTAA
- a CDS encoding winged helix-turn-helix domain-containing protein — protein sequence MDQTRLTPSVDLDGLSPEEAFSVLGDETRLAIVRVLWEAGAAREYDDVDDSEGTMTFSDLRRAVDLKDNGRFNYHLTKLRPHFVRQTEDGYRLSGAGKKIARTVVAISGGPASEFTTDLDLACPICGAPVAAAYEDQWLRYRCTECEGLFGDAAPEGAIMNTAFPAAGIAGRDPREALTVSLYRCIMDLTYLLQGVCRECAGDVAGSVSICEDHDTGDGGVCDACGAPFPVWAELQCETCRFGKHLPIEFCVMGVPTVVGHLAEGSVDVLPPSIEDMVEVVGSRIETTVDRDPLRVIVTVRGGTETVSVTFDEAATPVEVAY from the coding sequence ATGGATCAGACTCGACTCACGCCGTCGGTCGACCTCGACGGGCTCTCCCCGGAGGAGGCGTTCTCCGTCCTGGGGGACGAGACGCGACTGGCCATCGTCCGGGTGCTGTGGGAGGCCGGGGCGGCGCGGGAGTACGACGACGTCGACGACTCGGAGGGGACGATGACGTTCTCTGACCTCCGCCGCGCCGTCGACCTCAAGGACAACGGCCGGTTCAACTACCACCTCACGAAGCTGCGTCCCCACTTCGTCCGTCAGACCGAGGACGGCTACCGCCTGAGCGGGGCGGGCAAGAAGATCGCGCGGACGGTCGTCGCCATCTCGGGCGGGCCGGCGTCGGAGTTCACGACGGACCTCGACCTGGCGTGTCCGATCTGTGGCGCCCCCGTCGCGGCCGCCTACGAGGACCAGTGGCTCAGGTACCGGTGTACCGAGTGCGAGGGGCTGTTCGGCGACGCGGCCCCGGAGGGAGCGATCATGAACACGGCGTTCCCGGCCGCCGGGATAGCCGGCCGGGACCCGCGGGAAGCCCTCACGGTCAGCCTGTACCGGTGCATCATGGACCTGACGTACCTGTTGCAGGGGGTCTGTCGCGAGTGCGCCGGCGACGTTGCCGGCTCGGTGTCGATCTGCGAGGACCACGACACCGGCGACGGGGGCGTCTGCGACGCGTGCGGAGCGCCGTTCCCGGTGTGGGCCGAACTGCAGTGCGAGACGTGCCGGTTCGGCAAGCACCTGCCGATCGAGTTCTGCGTGATGGGCGTCCCGACCGTGGTCGGTCACCTCGCCGAAGGGTCGGTCGACGTACTGCCGCCGTCGATCGAGGACATGGTCGAGGTCGTCGGCTCCCGGATCGAGACGACCGTCGACAGGGACCCGCTGCGCGTGATCGTCACGGTCCGGGGCGGGACGGAGACGGTGTCGGTGACCTTCGACGAGGCGGCGACGCCGGTGGAGGTCGCGTACTGA